From Serratia fonticola:
AAAGTGTATACCGACGTTTCCTATCTGGCCTGCGCCCGCAAGCTGCTGGCGGTGCCGAACCTGATTTATCCGCAGTTTGCTACCCACAACGCCCACACCCTGAGCGCCATTTATCATCTGGCAGGCAATAACTACTATCCGGGCCAATACGAATTCCAGTGCCTGCACGGCATGGGTGAACCACTGTACGAGCAGGTGGTAGGCAAAGTGGCCGACGGCAAGCTGAACCGCCCTTGCCGTATTTATGCGCCGGTTGGCACGCACGAAACGCTGCTGGCCTATCTGGTACGCCGTCTGTTGGAGAATGGTGCCAATACCTCGTTCGTTAACCGTATCGCCGATGCCACCCTGCCGCTCGACGAGCTGGTAGCCGATCCGGTCAGCGCGGTCGAGGCCATGGCGGCTAGCGAAGGCCGCATAGGTTTACCACATCCGCGCATTCCATTGCCGCGTGAGCTATATGGTGAAAAACGCGTTAACTCCAGCGGTCTGGATCTCGCTAACGAACAGCGATTGGCTTCACTGTCCAGCGCCCTGCTCACCAGCGCAAGCCAACAATGGCGTGCCGAACCGATTATTGATGCTCCGTTGGATCAAGGTGTTGAACAACCGGTGATCAACCCAGCCGAACCGGGTGATATCGTCGGCTATGTGCGCGAGGCCACCGAAGGTGAAGTCAGCCGGGCATTAGACTCCGCTGCCGCGGCTGGGCCGATCTGGTTTGCTACCCCACCTTCCGAACGTGCCGCTATTTTAGAACGCGCGGCAGAACTGATGGAGAGCCAGCTGCAAAGCCTGCTGGGGATCCTGGTTCGCGAGGCGGGTAAAACCTTTAATAACGCTATCTCAGAAGTCCGTGAGGCGGTTGATTTTCTGCATTACTACGCTGGCCAAGTGCGTGACGACTTCGCCAACGACAGTCATCGCCCGTTAGGTCCGGTAGTCTGTATCAGCCCGTGGAACTTCCCGCTGGCCATCTTCACCGGCCAGGTTGCCGCCGCCCTTGCCGCGGGTAACAGCGTGCTGGCAAAACCGGCAGAACAGACGCCGTTGGTCGCCGCCCAGGCGGTGCGTATTCTGCTGGAGGCTGGCATTCCTCAGGGTGTGCTGCAACTGTTGCCTGGCCAGGGTGAAACCGTCGGTTCCCTCTTGGTCAATGATGCCCGCGTACGCGGCGTGATGTTCACCGGCTCTACTGACGTTGCGGGCATTCTGCAACGCAATATCGCAGGCCGTCTGGATCCTCAAGGCCGTCCGACCCCGTTGATTGCCGAAACCGGTGGTTTAAACGCGATGATCGTCGACTCTTCCGCCCTGACCGAACAGGTGGTGACCGACGTCGTGGCCTCCGCCTTCGACAGTGCCGGACAGCGTTGCTCTGCCCTGCGCATCCTGTGCGTGCAAGAAGACGTGGCAGAACACACCCTGAAAATGCTGCGCGGGGCGATGGCCGAATGCCGGATGGGTAATCCAGAACGCCTGTCTACGGACATTGGCCCGGTGATCGACGCCGAAGCCAAAACCGGCATTGAACGCCATATCCAGGCCATGCGTGCCAAAGGCCGCAAGGTTTATCAGGCGGCAAAAAGCCTGGGAGATGATGAGAAAGAGTGGGCTCGCGGCACCTTTGTGAAGCCAACGCTGATCGAACTGGAAAGCTTTGACGAGCTGCAAAAAGAGATCTTTGGCCCGGTGCTGCACGTCGTTCGCTTCCAGCGTGCCAATCTGGGCGCGTTGGTCGATCAGATCAATGCTTCAGGCTATGGTCTGACGCTGGGTATCCATACGCGTATCGATGAAACCATCGCCAGAGTCACCGATCATGCCAAGGTCGGTAACCTGTATGTTAACCGCAATATGGTGGGTGCAGTGGTAGGCGTTCAGCCGTTTGGCGGCGAGGGATTGTCTGGCACCGGGCCGAAAGCCGGTGGGCCACTCTATCTGTACCGCCTGCTGGCCAGCCGTCCACAGGATGCCGTGCAGCGTACTCTGAATCGACAGGATAACGAGCGTCCTCTGGAAGCTACCGTACGCCCTACGCTGCTTGTGCCGCATCAGGCCTTGGAACAATGGGCCGTGGCGGAGAACCATCGCGAGTTGGCAGTCCTGGCGCAACAATACGCCGAACTGGGCCAGGGTGGCACCGTACGTCCGCTGCCTGGCCCAACCGGGGAACGCAACACTTACGCCCTGCTGCCACGCGAACGCGTGCTGTGCCTGGCGGACAACAACGCCGATGCGTTGAACCAGTTGGCCGCCGTGTTGGCGGTTGGCAGCCAGGCGCTGTGGCCGGAGGCAGAATTGCAGCGCACGCTGTATCGCAGCTTGCCAGCCGCCGTACAGGCACGGATCGGTTTCACCAAGGATTGGGCGCAGGATAAAGTCGAGTTTGATGCGGCCATCTATCACGGCGACGCCGATCAACTGCGTACCCTGTGTGAGCAAATCGCACAACGCAGCGGTGCCATTGTCTCGGTGCAAGGTTTCGCTCGCGGTGAAACCAACATCCTGCTGGAACGCCTGTTGATCGAACGTTCACTGAGCGTCAACACCGCTGCCGCCGGGGGTAACGCCAGCCTGATGACTATCGGTTAATCGCCAAATTCGAGTGACACCACCAACCCCGCAGCAATGCGGGGTTTTTTATTGTCTGAGGTATGGCAGTTCAAAAGCCGTCAGGATGCAGATATCGCTTGCCATTGATCCATAAAGATATCCACCAAACCAGAGAGCTCTTCTCGGGTTGCTCCATTGCGGGCTTGCACAGACATGCCCTGGATGACATTGGCAATGTACTTACCCAACAGAACACAGTTGGTGTTTTCCGGCAGTTCTCCCTGGCGAACGCGCAGCTCCAGGCACTCGACAATTTTTTTCTCTGCGGAATTTCTTGGCTGGCTAAGCTGGTTAAATAACGCCTCATCCTCAGCAGACATCCCAAAAGTGGCAACAACCATAAAGCAGCCGGCGGGAGTCTCTGTGTCGGTAAACCAATCAACACAAGTACGCAGCAACTGCTCAATCACCTGTGGCAAAGGGAGATCGTCCTGTTCAAGGATCACATCTCTGGCGTGGCCGTAAGTAGCCAGATACTTATCCACCGCAGCACAAAATAGGCCTTCCTTGCTACCAAACTCAGCGTATAGCGAAGAGGGTTTGGTTCCTGTTTCCTCAATCAGTTGAGACATCGACGTGGGTTCATAGCCAAAGCGCCAGAACAACCCCATAGCCTTTTCCAACACATCGTCGCGATCGAGTTTTTTAGGCCTGCCACGTGCAGGCCGCTCCGGTAGATCCTTTCTCATGTATAGGGCTCCAGGGCCTTGGTGACACCATTTATGTAACGATCACTATAAAATATTGCCCCAGTTTATACCATGGCGCCATTTAAAATAACGATCATTACAAAATATGATTGCATCATCACCACTCTGCGCGTATGGTCATTAAATAACGATCGTTACATAACCTGTAAGGATCGTCCTACGCAAAACTTTACTAAGGAATGGAATCATGAAATTACAGAGTTTATTAGCTATCGAAACACCGGTTATTCAAGCCTCCATGGTGTGGCTGAACTCTGCCGAACTGGCCGCTGCGGTCTCAAACGCCGGGGGGCTGGGTGTATTAGGCCCTAATGCCGGACGCCAGGTTGCCAATGGCGGAATAGTTGCGACCGTAGAGGCTTTCCGCCAGGAAATAAGGAAAACCAGAAGCTTAACGGATAAACCCTTTGCCGTTAATTACCTCCTACCCATCGAAGGAGTCGATATCAGTTTTAAATACGCCGAGCCGTTACTGGAGGTCATCCTGCAGGAAAAAATTAACATCGTCATAACCAGCGGTAAGGATATTACCAAAGGTGAAGCATACATCCGCAGGCTGAAAGAGGCCGGGGTTATCGTTATTCACCGCGAAATCTCACCGACGGTTGAGAACTCCATTATGGCGGAAAATATCGGGGTGGATGCGATCATTGTCACCGGCCATGAGGCTGGAGGACACCTGAGTGAACACCGTATCAGCACCCTGGTTCTGTTGCCCCAGGTCACCGATGTAGTCAAAATCCCGGTGATTGCCGCCGGAGGTATCTATAACCTGAAAACCGCAAAGGCGGCCATGGCAATGGGAGCTGCCGGGATCTATGTTGGTACACGCTTTATCACCACGTTTGAATCCCCTGCCAGCCTCAATACCAAGCAAGCCATTGTCGACGTTCAGTCTGAGGAGTTGGTCGAAATTAATACTCCGGCGGGAGATATTCGCGTCATCGCCACCGAGAGTATCCGCGCGGGACGCGGCGAGAGCGAAGTGGGCATCATCAAGACAGGTATGTTAGACGGAGACCACCAATATGGGGTGATCACGGTGTCTGGCGCCGCTGGCGGCATTGGCAAGATTAGCAGCGTTAAGGAAGTGGTCTGCGAATTCTCTTCTGCCTTTCACTAATAGATTCTGTTGAGTAGCCAGTAGCACCACGAACATCCAAAGAGCCCTAGCAGAAAGCCCCAATTGCGAGCCTTTTCGCAAACCCCGCATTGACGCGGGGTTTTTTATTGCCTGCATAAAAGTCAGCCTATACCGTATTCATCTCCTTGCCAATAAATGTGTATGGTGTGTATTATAAGGAATGAACAGGTGAAAAGTTCAGAACTGATTAAACGACTCGAAAGCCATGGTTGGGTTTTACAACGGATCAAAGGCAGCCACCATCAATTCAAACACCCTAACTCATCGTTGGTGATCACCGTGCCTCATCCCAATAAGGATGTGAAATTGGGAACGCTGCGGCAAATCATGAAGGATGCAGGGCTGCTTAATTCCTAGACCATTTCGCAATGACGAGGTAACGCTATGTTTTATCCCGCTTATATACATGCCGAGCCGGATGGCAGCGCCAGCGGCTTCTTTCCCGATGTGCCAGGCTGCTACTTTGCCGGAGACAGTCTCGATCAAACCTTCCAGGATGCCAAAAGCGCTCTGGATGCCCACTTTGAATTATTGAGCGAAGAGAATCAGGCCATTCCACGCCCACAAACAGTGTCCTTCCATCTGGCTCAGGGCAACGACGCCCTCAACGGCGGGCAGTGGCTGCTGGTGGATATCAATATGGACAAGTTCGATGGCCGGGCAGAACGCATCAATATCACGTTGCCCCACAGGCTGCTCAACCGCATTGATGCGCTGGTGCAGCAGCATCCGGGCTATGGCAGCCGCAGCGCATTTCTCGCCGCCGCAGCGCGTAATGAGTTGTTAAAGGCAGGATAACGAGGTTAAGGGGGCATCGCCCCCTGACAAGATCACTGATTGAGAAACTTATCCAGAAACTGCTTGGTGCGCTGATGCTGCGGGTTGGCGAACAACGCCTTCGCTGGCCCCTGCTCAACAATGCGGCCATGATCCATAAAAATGGCGCGATCGGCCACGTCACGGGCAAAGCTCATTTCGTGGGTGACGATCACCATGGTGCGTTTCTCTTCTGCCAAGGCGCGAATGGTATTGAGCACTTCGCCAACCAGCTCAGGATCCAACGCAGAGGTCGGTTCATCAAACAAAATGACCTCGGGCTGCATCGCTAACGCCCTGGCAATGGCTACGCGCTGCTGCTGACCGCCAGACAAACGTTTAGGGTAAGCCTGCTCTTTACCGCTCAGCCCCACTTTTGCCAACAGGACACGCGCCAGCTTTTCAGCGCTGGCCTTGGCCTCTCCTTTAACGATCACCGGTCCTTCAATGATGTTTTCCAACACCGAACGGTGGGGAAACAGGTTGAAGCTCTGAAACACAAAGCCCACCTGCTGGCGCAGGGCCCGTACCTGATTTTTTTGTTTGCTCAGCGGGCGAGCGCTGTCGATCAAGATGTCACCGACACGGATAGTGCCAGAATCCGGCACCTCCAGCAGGTTGATGCTGCGTAACAAGGTCGTCTTACCGGAACCACTCGGCCCGATAATCGCCACCACTTCTCCCGCGTTCACCTCAAGATCGATACCGTGCAATACGGTCTGCCCTTTGAACTTTTTAACCAACTGTCTGACTTCGATGGCGCTCATCGGCTACTCCTGATCCTGACGGTTAACGTGCGCTTCCAGACGGTTCTGCAACGCGGAAAGCAAGGTGGCCATCACCCAGTAGATCAGCGATGCCGCCAGATACATGGCGAACACTTCCAGCGTACGTGAGGTGATCAGCTGCGCCTGACGGAACAGCTCCGGCACCTGAATAGTCGCCGCCAGCGAGGTATCCTTGACCAACCCGATAAAGCTGTTGCCCAGCGGAGGCAGCGCGGTGCGAGCCGCCTGCGGCAGGATAACCCGGCGCAGAGTCTGCCAGGGCGTCATGCCGATACTGGCCGCCGCTTCCCATTGCCCTTTATCGATCGAGGAAATCGCCGCACGCAGCGTTTCCGACGTATAGGCGGCGGTGTTTAATGAAAGGCCGATTAATGCCGCCGGGAACGGATCCAGCTCGATGCCAAACTGCGGTAAGCCGTAATAGATCATAAACAGCTGGGCGATCAGCGGCGTTCCGCGAAACAGGGAAACGTAGATGCGTGACAGCCAGGAGATCGGCCATAACGGCGAAAGGCGCATCAGCGCCAGCAAAAAACCGAGGATCAAACCGAGCGCCATGCCCCCCAGACTGAGCTGGAGGGTTAACAGCGCACCCC
This genomic window contains:
- the putA gene encoding trifunctional transcriptional regulator/proline dehydrogenase/L-glutamate gamma-semialdehyde dehydrogenase; the protein is MGTTTMGVKLDEATRDRIKSAAQRIDRTPHWLIKQAIFNYLERLESGSDLPEIPALAVAGQTEADDVAPQVPEESHQPFLEFAEQILPQSVTRAAITAAYRRPETEAVPMLLEQARLPADLAQATHKLAYGIAEKLRNQKSANGRAGMVQGLLQEFSLSSQEGVALMCLAEALLRIPDKPTRDALIRDKISNGNWHSHLGRSPSLFVNAATWGLLFTGKLVSTHNEANLSSALNRIIGKRGEPLIRKGVDMAMRLMGEQFVTGETIAEALANARKLEDKGFRYSYDMLGEAALTEADAQAYLVSYQQAIHAIGKASNGRGIYEGPGISIKLSALHPRYSRAQYDRVMEELYPRLLSLTLQARQYDIGINIDAEEADRLEISLDLLEKLCFEPQLAGWNGIGFVIQAYQKRCPFAIDAVIDMASRSRRRLMIRLVKGAYWDSEIKRAQMDGLEGYPVYTRKVYTDVSYLACARKLLAVPNLIYPQFATHNAHTLSAIYHLAGNNYYPGQYEFQCLHGMGEPLYEQVVGKVADGKLNRPCRIYAPVGTHETLLAYLVRRLLENGANTSFVNRIADATLPLDELVADPVSAVEAMAASEGRIGLPHPRIPLPRELYGEKRVNSSGLDLANEQRLASLSSALLTSASQQWRAEPIIDAPLDQGVEQPVINPAEPGDIVGYVREATEGEVSRALDSAAAAGPIWFATPPSERAAILERAAELMESQLQSLLGILVREAGKTFNNAISEVREAVDFLHYYAGQVRDDFANDSHRPLGPVVCISPWNFPLAIFTGQVAAALAAGNSVLAKPAEQTPLVAAQAVRILLEAGIPQGVLQLLPGQGETVGSLLVNDARVRGVMFTGSTDVAGILQRNIAGRLDPQGRPTPLIAETGGLNAMIVDSSALTEQVVTDVVASAFDSAGQRCSALRILCVQEDVAEHTLKMLRGAMAECRMGNPERLSTDIGPVIDAEAKTGIERHIQAMRAKGRKVYQAAKSLGDDEKEWARGTFVKPTLIELESFDELQKEIFGPVLHVVRFQRANLGALVDQINASGYGLTLGIHTRIDETIARVTDHAKVGNLYVNRNMVGAVVGVQPFGGEGLSGTGPKAGGPLYLYRLLASRPQDAVQRTLNRQDNERPLEATVRPTLLVPHQALEQWAVAENHRELAVLAQQYAELGQGGTVRPLPGPTGERNTYALLPRERVLCLADNNADALNQLAAVLAVGSQALWPEAELQRTLYRSLPAAVQARIGFTKDWAQDKVEFDAAIYHGDADQLRTLCEQIAQRSGAIVSVQGFARGETNILLERLLIERSLSVNTAAAGGNASLMTIG
- a CDS encoding TetR/AcrR family transcriptional regulator, which translates into the protein MRKDLPERPARGRPKKLDRDDVLEKAMGLFWRFGYEPTSMSQLIEETGTKPSSLYAEFGSKEGLFCAAVDKYLATYGHARDVILEQDDLPLPQVIEQLLRTCVDWFTDTETPAGCFMVVATFGMSAEDEALFNQLSQPRNSAEKKIVECLELRVRQGELPENTNCVLLGKYIANVIQGMSVQARNGATREELSGLVDIFMDQWQAISAS
- a CDS encoding NAD(P)H-dependent flavin oxidoreductase, with protein sequence MKLQSLLAIETPVIQASMVWLNSAELAAAVSNAGGLGVLGPNAGRQVANGGIVATVEAFRQEIRKTRSLTDKPFAVNYLLPIEGVDISFKYAEPLLEVILQEKINIVITSGKDITKGEAYIRRLKEAGVIVIHREISPTVENSIMAENIGVDAIIVTGHEAGGHLSEHRISTLVLLPQVTDVVKIPVIAAGGIYNLKTAKAAMAMGAAGIYVGTRFITTFESPASLNTKQAIVDVQSEELVEINTPAGDIRVIATESIRAGRGESEVGIIKTGMLDGDHQYGVITVSGAAGGIGKISSVKEVVCEFSSAFH
- a CDS encoding type II toxin-antitoxin system HicA family toxin, whose translation is MKSSELIKRLESHGWVLQRIKGSHHQFKHPNSSLVITVPHPNKDVKLGTLRQIMKDAGLLNS
- a CDS encoding type II toxin-antitoxin system HicB family antitoxin, which encodes MFYPAYIHAEPDGSASGFFPDVPGCYFAGDSLDQTFQDAKSALDAHFELLSEENQAIPRPQTVSFHLAQGNDALNGGQWLLVDINMDKFDGRAERINITLPHRLLNRIDALVQQHPGYGSRSAFLAAAARNELLKAG
- the tcyN gene encoding L-cystine ABC transporter ATP-binding protein TcyN, producing the protein MSAIEVRQLVKKFKGQTVLHGIDLEVNAGEVVAIIGPSGSGKTTLLRSINLLEVPDSGTIRVGDILIDSARPLSKQKNQVRALRQQVGFVFQSFNLFPHRSVLENIIEGPVIVKGEAKASAEKLARVLLAKVGLSGKEQAYPKRLSGGQQQRVAIARALAMQPEVILFDEPTSALDPELVGEVLNTIRALAEEKRTMVIVTHEMSFARDVADRAIFMDHGRIVEQGPAKALFANPQHQRTKQFLDKFLNQ
- the tcyL gene encoding cystine ABC transporter permease codes for the protein MQESIQLALDSAPFLLRGALLTLQLSLGGMALGLILGFLLALMRLSPLWPISWLSRIYVSLFRGTPLIAQLFMIYYGLPQFGIELDPFPAALIGLSLNTAAYTSETLRAAISSIDKGQWEAAASIGMTPWQTLRRVILPQAARTALPPLGNSFIGLVKDTSLAATIQVPELFRQAQLITSRTLEVFAMYLAASLIYWVMATLLSALQNRLEAHVNRQDQE